The following proteins are co-located in the Bacillus pumilus genome:
- a CDS encoding GerAB/ArcD/ProY family transporter, with translation MGSSVKEKFQISPFFVFFLINANQVGVGILNFQTNLVRSMNNDGWIAILISGISVNLMIFLIYFMFRKAPSNEFGDITQYVFGKWIGQLFNILYIFYFSFLSLTVLVHYMDVIHVWLFKEIPGLLFASVLLLLVYYIHTGGFRTIAGWAYFSIVLTYWMTFICFYVMKYSHIRFMFPMFDHSFSQIMAGVKDASLSMFGFETLLVYYPFIKNAKTSQKFAHMGALLTTSLNLLVFLVSIAYYSSAQLELTKWPTLTLTSIVKLPFIQRFEFIEVSLWLLLVIPNIAIPLWAASRMAKQVFHTSQRITLIVLSVLILVMFSFFVGATSFESFNKWVEYSGYMLVYGLIVCMIIGLMLKKRWVKKRA, from the coding sequence ATGGGCTCTTCTGTTAAAGAAAAATTTCAAATCTCCCCTTTTTTTGTGTTTTTTCTCATCAATGCCAATCAAGTAGGTGTCGGCATTTTAAATTTTCAAACGAATCTTGTTCGTTCAATGAATAATGATGGCTGGATCGCCATTCTTATTTCCGGCATCAGCGTTAATCTGATGATTTTTCTGATTTATTTTATGTTTCGCAAGGCCCCTTCTAATGAATTTGGTGATATTACACAATACGTGTTTGGCAAATGGATTGGGCAATTATTCAATATTCTCTATATCTTCTATTTTTCGTTTTTGTCGTTGACCGTTCTCGTCCATTATATGGATGTGATCCATGTGTGGCTGTTTAAAGAAATCCCCGGTCTTTTGTTTGCGTCTGTATTGCTGCTGCTTGTCTATTACATACATACTGGCGGTTTTAGAACAATCGCTGGCTGGGCTTACTTTAGCATTGTCCTAACGTACTGGATGACCTTTATCTGCTTTTATGTCATGAAATATAGTCACATTCGCTTTATGTTCCCAATGTTTGATCATTCTTTCTCGCAAATCATGGCGGGAGTCAAAGATGCCTCTTTATCCATGTTTGGTTTTGAAACGCTGCTTGTCTATTATCCCTTTATTAAAAATGCAAAAACGTCTCAAAAATTCGCCCATATGGGGGCATTATTGACCACATCCCTCAATTTGCTTGTTTTTCTCGTATCTATTGCGTATTACTCAAGTGCTCAGCTTGAACTCACGAAATGGCCGACATTGACGTTAACTAGCATCGTGAAACTTCCCTTTATCCAGCGCTTTGAATTTATTGAAGTGTCCCTATGGCTTCTACTAGTTATACCAAATATCGCCATTCCATTATGGGCAGCCAGCAGAATGGCGAAACAAGTATTTCATACGAGTCAGCGTATCACGTTAATTGTTCTCAGCGTTCTTATTTTGGTAATGTTTTCGTTTTTTGTCGGAGCTACCTCTTTTGAATCCTTTAACAAATGGGTGGAATACAGCGGATACATGCTTGTATATGGATTGATTGTATGTATGATTATTGGATTGATGCTGAAAAAAAGGTGGGTGAAAAAACGAGCATGA
- a CDS encoding Ger(x)C family spore germination protein: MKHYVLVGLMLFSLFLTSCAQPRLLDELNISQAAGFDLVEDGEMKGFFVFPVFKSEEQGNYQILSAKSNTISNIQFLVSEKSPFPVVMGQVLVILISEKLAKEVGMIDLMNYIYRDPIIGSRQVFAIVEGEVEDVLHTKMNQTNLNVGMYISDLLAQNMRNGNEPVTNQHIFMNQMLAKGVDAYLPYIKKTSNAIKVSGVALFNQEKMVGHIPGEKTFAFKAMIENHKNGIYEFRLNDKAKTHVVIENIKSHASYHIKPTENLTKKPHITIDIKLKGELKEFMKSKKIDSPSILQHVEKEIEKRVAQQGQDLVQSFKRQKIDPLGLGLRYRSKDKAMTPEKWQEIYPDADVQIKCQMKVVQTGVSQ, translated from the coding sequence ATGAAACATTATGTTCTCGTGGGTCTCATGTTATTTAGTCTTTTCTTAACTAGCTGTGCACAGCCTCGCCTTTTAGATGAATTAAATATCTCTCAGGCGGCAGGATTTGATTTAGTGGAAGATGGAGAAATGAAGGGCTTTTTTGTCTTCCCAGTCTTTAAAAGTGAAGAGCAAGGAAACTATCAAATATTAAGCGCTAAGTCAAATACCATTAGTAATATTCAGTTTCTCGTTTCAGAAAAATCCCCCTTCCCAGTTGTCATGGGACAAGTGCTTGTTATTTTAATTAGTGAAAAGCTAGCAAAAGAAGTCGGGATGATTGATTTGATGAATTACATTTACCGCGACCCTATTATTGGGTCAAGACAAGTTTTTGCAATCGTTGAAGGAGAGGTTGAAGATGTCTTGCACACAAAAATGAATCAAACCAATTTAAATGTTGGTATGTATATTTCAGACCTGTTAGCTCAAAATATGCGAAATGGCAATGAACCGGTCACCAATCAGCACATTTTTATGAACCAGATGCTTGCAAAAGGTGTTGATGCATACCTCCCTTACATCAAAAAAACAAGTAATGCCATCAAAGTCTCTGGTGTCGCACTTTTTAATCAAGAAAAAATGGTAGGTCATATCCCTGGAGAAAAAACGTTTGCATTTAAAGCCATGATTGAAAATCATAAAAACGGCATTTATGAATTTCGATTGAATGATAAGGCGAAGACCCATGTCGTCATTGAAAATATCAAATCACATGCGTCCTATCATATCAAACCAACTGAAAATCTCACAAAAAAGCCTCACATCACCATTGACATCAAGCTTAAAGGTGAATTAAAAGAATTCATGAAGTCCAAAAAAATTGATTCACCTTCGATCTTGCAGCATGTCGAAAAAGAAATTGAGAAGCGTGTGGCTCAGCAAGGACAAGACCTTGTTCAGTCATTTAAAAGGCAAAAAATAGATCCGCTTGGACTTGGTCTGAGGTATCGTTCTAAAGACAAAGCAATGACACCTGAGAAATGGCAGGAAATCTACCCTGATGCGGATGTACAAATCAAATGCCAGATGAAGGTTGTCCAAACAGGAGTTAGCCAATAA